A window of the Streptomyces sp. NBC_00454 genome harbors these coding sequences:
- a CDS encoding APC family permease, whose product MATPARSSRLRAWMLEGLTADTSSPAAKESAAQPHGRPWWRVMCLTGLDYFSTLGYQPGIAALAAGLLSPLATIVLVILTLFGALPVYRRVAEESPHGEGSIAMLERLLTFWKGKLFVLTLLGFAATDFLITITLSAADATAHLVENPHLTSTLHGHEVLITLIMVALLGAVFLKGFSEAIGVAVVLVATYLGLNVIVMAVGVWKVLSEPHVITDWSQALTTEHGSPFMMIAIALVVFPKLALGMSGFETGVAVMPHVEGDPDDTPEKPAGRIRGTKKLLTTAAVIMSVFLIVSSFITTLLIPADAFQPGGEANGRALAFLAHEYLGSAFGTVYDISTILILWFAGSSAMAGLLNLMPRYLPRYGMAPHWARALRPMVIVFTLIAFLVTWLFNADVDAQGGAYATGVLVLITSAAVAVTIAARRAGERGWTIAFGVISAVLVYTTAVNVVERPDGVKIGACFIAGIMALSLLSRLARVFELRVTDIELDDMAQRFIRDTANRTIRFIANEPDSRDLDEYRQKKQQIRADNDIPSEDDVMFVEVTVLDASEFESGMRVRGEVLHDRYRVLTLESSSIPNALAALLLYVRDETGQRPHIYFEWTEGNPMANFLRFFLFGQGEVAPVTREVIREAEPDRARRPHVHAG is encoded by the coding sequence ATGGCCACCCCTGCCCGCTCCTCGCGCCTGCGCGCGTGGATGCTGGAAGGCCTGACCGCCGACACCAGTTCGCCCGCCGCCAAAGAGTCGGCTGCCCAGCCCCACGGCCGGCCATGGTGGCGGGTCATGTGTCTGACGGGTCTCGACTACTTCTCCACCCTCGGCTACCAGCCGGGTATCGCAGCGCTGGCCGCCGGACTGCTGTCCCCGCTGGCGACCATCGTGCTCGTCATACTCACCCTCTTCGGCGCGCTGCCGGTGTACCGCCGGGTGGCGGAGGAGAGCCCGCACGGCGAGGGCTCGATCGCCATGCTGGAGCGGCTGCTGACGTTCTGGAAGGGCAAGCTGTTCGTCCTGACCCTCCTGGGGTTCGCGGCGACCGACTTCCTCATCACCATCACCCTTTCGGCCGCCGACGCCACCGCGCACCTGGTGGAGAACCCGCACCTGACCTCCACCCTGCACGGGCACGAGGTTCTGATCACGCTGATCATGGTCGCGCTGCTCGGAGCCGTGTTCCTCAAGGGGTTCAGCGAGGCCATTGGCGTCGCCGTGGTCCTGGTGGCCACCTACCTCGGCCTCAACGTGATCGTCATGGCCGTCGGCGTGTGGAAGGTACTGAGCGAACCGCACGTCATCACCGACTGGTCGCAGGCGCTGACCACCGAGCACGGCAGTCCGTTCATGATGATCGCCATCGCGCTGGTCGTCTTCCCCAAGCTGGCGCTGGGCATGTCCGGATTTGAGACGGGCGTCGCGGTCATGCCGCACGTCGAAGGCGATCCGGATGACACCCCGGAGAAGCCGGCGGGCCGGATCCGCGGCACGAAGAAGCTCCTCACCACCGCCGCCGTGATCATGAGCGTCTTCCTGATCGTGTCCAGCTTCATCACCACCCTGCTGATCCCCGCCGACGCGTTCCAGCCGGGCGGCGAGGCCAACGGCCGTGCCCTCGCCTTCCTGGCCCACGAGTACTTGGGCTCGGCCTTCGGCACCGTCTACGACATCTCCACGATCCTGATCCTGTGGTTCGCGGGCTCCTCCGCGATGGCTGGCCTGCTGAACCTGATGCCGCGCTACCTGCCCCGCTACGGCATGGCCCCGCATTGGGCGCGTGCCCTGCGCCCGATGGTCATCGTCTTCACCCTCATCGCCTTCCTGGTGACCTGGCTGTTCAACGCCGATGTGGACGCGCAGGGCGGCGCCTACGCCACCGGTGTCCTGGTCCTGATCACCTCGGCTGCGGTCGCCGTGACCATCGCGGCCCGGCGGGCCGGCGAGCGCGGCTGGACCATCGCCTTCGGCGTGATCTCCGCGGTCCTCGTCTACACCACCGCCGTGAACGTCGTGGAGCGCCCCGACGGCGTGAAGATCGGCGCCTGCTTCATCGCCGGCATCATGGCCCTCTCCCTGCTCTCCCGGCTCGCCCGCGTCTTCGAACTCCGTGTCACGGACATCGAGCTGGACGACATGGCCCAGCGGTTCATCCGCGACACCGCCAACCGCACGATCCGGTTCATCGCCAACGAGCCGGACAGCCGTGACCTGGACGAGTACCGGCAGAAGAAGCAGCAGATCCGCGCGGACAACGACATCCCGTCCGAGGACGACGTCATGTTCGTCGAGGTCACCGTCCTGGACGCCTCCGAGTTCGAATCCGGCATGCGGGTACGGGGCGAGGTCCTCCACGACCGCTACCGCGTCCTGACCCTGGAGAGCTCCAGCATTCCCAACGCCCTGGCCGCCCTCCTCCTGTACGTCCGGGACGAGACCGGCCAGCGCCCCCACATCTACTTCGAGTGGACCGAGGGGAACCCGATGGCCAACTTCCTGCGCTTCTTCCTCTTCGGCCAGGGCGAAGTCGCCCCCGTCACCCGCGAGGTCATCCGCGAGGCCGAACCGGACCGCGCCCGCCGCCCGCACGTCCACGCCGGCTGA
- a CDS encoding MFS transporter, producing the protein MSSSALDNEPEHTTTQTPTHPSPGPSKMAMGAWIALLVLLTAELMNMLDQSVVLTALPAIQESTGAGPVAVQWLTSAYSLPVAVGLITGGRLGDIYGRRRILLIGTVVFTAASLLCGLATGPGVLIGARLLQGVGVAVMIPQVLATMHVTFEGQNRSKAFGLYGAVLAIANVLGPVLGGVLTQADLFGLSWRPIFLVNVPVGLAVLLLGRRFIPESTVRKADRLDLAGMLLSGLAIILILFPLTEGHAHGWPLWCFAMLAVGVLVLGVFLRHQRRRQGNAPLVTLSLFRVRQFSGGMAADLMHGLLCGLFFMTWTLYLQRGLGMSPLEAAVAFVLLSVGELGGATAAAKTAGRFARRLPQAGALIATAAMVTYGLQIGSDRADLTLLAMTPPVVLIGFGLGMVSGPLADLSLARVPHEDAGSASGLFNTAIHLGIALGTALTAVVFFAITGGSPDGAVNRDAFVTVLWWVCGLLALMWALMFCLPKQADNQAD; encoded by the coding sequence TTGTCTTCCTCCGCGCTCGACAACGAGCCAGAGCACACCACCACCCAGACCCCGACCCACCCATCACCTGGACCCTCGAAGATGGCCATGGGGGCCTGGATCGCCCTCCTGGTGCTGCTGACCGCCGAGCTGATGAACATGCTCGACCAGTCGGTCGTCCTGACCGCGCTGCCGGCCATCCAGGAGTCGACCGGTGCCGGACCGGTCGCGGTGCAGTGGCTGACCAGCGCCTATTCCCTGCCCGTCGCCGTCGGGCTGATCACCGGCGGACGGCTTGGTGACATCTATGGCCGCCGCAGGATCCTGCTCATCGGCACCGTCGTGTTCACCGCCGCCTCGCTGCTGTGCGGACTGGCCACCGGCCCGGGCGTGCTGATCGGTGCCCGTCTGCTCCAGGGTGTCGGCGTGGCCGTGATGATCCCGCAGGTCCTGGCGACCATGCACGTCACCTTCGAAGGTCAGAACCGCAGCAAGGCATTCGGCCTGTACGGGGCCGTCCTGGCGATCGCCAACGTCCTGGGACCGGTCCTGGGCGGCGTACTCACCCAGGCCGACCTGTTCGGGCTGTCCTGGCGGCCGATCTTCCTGGTCAACGTGCCCGTCGGGCTGGCTGTACTCCTCCTCGGACGCAGATTCATCCCCGAGTCGACCGTCCGCAAGGCCGACCGCCTCGATCTGGCCGGCATGCTGCTGTCCGGCCTGGCCATCATCCTGATCCTCTTCCCGCTCACCGAGGGCCACGCCCACGGGTGGCCGCTGTGGTGCTTCGCCATGCTCGCCGTCGGAGTCCTGGTCCTCGGTGTCTTCCTGCGCCACCAGCGGCGCAGGCAGGGCAACGCCCCGCTGGTGACCCTGTCCCTCTTCCGGGTCAGGCAGTTCTCCGGGGGCATGGCCGCGGACCTGATGCACGGCCTGCTGTGCGGCCTGTTCTTCATGACCTGGACGCTGTACCTGCAGCGCGGACTCGGCATGAGCCCGCTTGAGGCGGCCGTGGCCTTCGTGCTCCTCTCCGTGGGAGAACTGGGCGGCGCGACCGCCGCGGCGAAGACCGCCGGACGTTTCGCCCGCCGTCTGCCGCAGGCCGGAGCCCTCATCGCGACCGCTGCGATGGTCACCTACGGGCTCCAGATCGGCAGCGACCGGGCCGACCTGACCCTGCTGGCGATGACCCCTCCGGTGGTGCTGATCGGCTTCGGTCTGGGCATGGTCTCCGGCCCGCTCGCCGATTTGTCGCTGGCCAGGGTCCCGCACGAGGACGCAGGCTCGGCCTCGGGCTTGTTCAACACCGCCATTCACCTGGGCATCGCGCTGGGCACCGCGCTCACCGCCGTGGTGTTCTTCGCCATCACCGGCGGCTCTCCCGACGGCGCGGTCAACCGCGACGCGTTCGTCACCGTGCTGTGGTGGGTCTGCGGCCTCCTTGCCCTGATGTGGGCCCTGATGTTCTGCCTGCCCAAGCAGGCCGACAATCAGGCCGACTGA
- a CDS encoding STAS domain-containing protein has product MTTTLIDLKAAVRNEGDVRVTLAGELDFHTAGLVEPRLTDLAASGHRSLVLDLSGISFCDSSGIGLFLRVDQRCRWAGTRLRLCGVPPLVAKSMRVLGADRVLRIVAA; this is encoded by the coding sequence ATGACGACCACCTTGATCGACCTGAAGGCCGCGGTGAGGAACGAAGGCGACGTGCGCGTCACGTTGGCCGGAGAACTCGATTTCCATACGGCGGGGCTGGTGGAACCGCGCCTCACCGACCTCGCCGCATCCGGTCACCGCAGCCTCGTCCTGGACCTGTCCGGGATCTCCTTCTGTGACAGCTCGGGCATCGGCCTGTTCTTGCGTGTCGACCAACGCTGCCGCTGGGCCGGAACCCGGCTCCGGCTGTGCGGCGTGCCACCTCTGGTGGCCAAGTCGATGCGCGTCCTCGGTGCCGACCGCGTGCTGCGCATCGTGGCGGCCTGA
- a CDS encoding nitrilase-related carbon-nitrogen hydrolase, translated as MLQPVRVVFRSALRAAPIFGEGLRVALYQGQGPVGSREAVERNLERLTEVAALAADYSCQAVVFPEKYTTGYAIDPEQCRELAEHREGPSIERARLVAKEHGLAVVLPYPERDGDTFYDSISVIGPDGLVAANYRKTHLYGAAERRNYSFGQDLPPVVHLNGIAVGVLNCYECEFPPLYQYLSEQGATIVLGPTAADGHFRLADGTMSQVPYQDATRHIIPAMASIWRLFIAYANRRGWEQVPAGSWQYQGNSGIWAPDGEPLIVATAEDRQHDTLLIADCLPAAVPPFSPEGHHPTDSRLTLNPALRPAH; from the coding sequence ATGTTGCAGCCTGTTCGTGTCGTGTTCCGCTCCGCCCTGCGTGCTGCCCCGATCTTCGGTGAAGGACTGCGGGTGGCCCTGTACCAGGGTCAGGGCCCAGTCGGCAGCCGGGAGGCGGTGGAACGGAACCTGGAGCGTCTGACCGAAGTAGCCGCATTGGCAGCGGACTACAGCTGCCAGGCGGTCGTGTTCCCGGAGAAGTACACCACCGGCTACGCGATCGACCCCGAGCAGTGCCGGGAGCTGGCAGAGCACCGCGAGGGCCCCTCCATCGAGCGGGCCCGACTGGTTGCCAAGGAGCACGGCCTGGCCGTGGTCTTGCCTTACCCCGAGCGGGACGGGGACACGTTCTACGACTCGATCAGCGTGATCGGGCCCGACGGGCTGGTGGCCGCGAACTACCGCAAGACCCACCTGTACGGGGCTGCCGAGCGGCGCAACTACTCCTTCGGCCAGGACCTGCCGCCCGTCGTCCATCTCAATGGCATCGCGGTGGGCGTGCTGAACTGCTACGAGTGCGAGTTCCCGCCTCTCTACCAGTACCTCTCCGAACAGGGCGCCACGATCGTTCTCGGGCCCACAGCTGCGGATGGCCACTTCCGCCTGGCCGACGGCACCATGAGCCAGGTCCCCTACCAGGACGCCACCCGCCACATCATCCCGGCCATGGCCAGCATCTGGCGCCTGTTCATCGCCTACGCCAACCGCCGCGGCTGGGAACAGGTCCCCGCCGGCTCCTGGCAGTACCAGGGCAACTCCGGAATCTGGGCCCCCGACGGCGAACCACTGATCGTCGCAACCGCCGAAGACCGCCAGCACGACACCCTGCTCATCGCCGACTGCCTCCCCGCGGCAGTACCCCCTTTCAGCCCCGAAGGCCACCACCCCACCGACAGCCGACTCACCCTCAACCCGGCCCTGCGCCCCGCCCACTGA
- a CDS encoding response regulator gives MTDSGAPSPTKPPITVFLLDDHEVVRRGVHDLLDAESDLNVIGEAGTAEQALIRIPALRPQVAILDVRLQDGDGVSVCRELRSRMPELACLMLTSFDDEEALLDAVMAGASGYVLKQITGTDLVTAVRTVAAGQSMLDPGATTRLMARMRGDVPSEDQVPGLPGFTDREKEILVMVSEGLTNREIGNRLYLAEKTVKNIISRLLTKLGVERRVQAAVIASHTLIPPSQHPARAAE, from the coding sequence ATGACCGACAGCGGTGCCCCCTCCCCCACCAAGCCGCCGATCACGGTCTTCCTCCTCGACGACCACGAAGTCGTACGCCGCGGGGTGCACGATCTGCTGGACGCGGAATCCGACCTGAACGTGATCGGTGAGGCGGGCACGGCGGAACAGGCCCTGATCCGCATCCCCGCGCTGCGCCCCCAGGTCGCCATCCTCGACGTACGGCTCCAGGACGGCGACGGCGTGAGCGTGTGCCGCGAGCTGCGCTCGCGGATGCCCGAGCTGGCCTGCCTGATGCTCACCTCGTTCGACGACGAGGAGGCCTTGCTGGACGCGGTGATGGCGGGCGCCTCCGGTTACGTGCTGAAGCAGATCACCGGCACCGACCTGGTCACCGCCGTCCGTACGGTCGCGGCCGGCCAGTCCATGCTCGATCCCGGCGCCACGACCCGGCTGATGGCCCGCATGCGCGGCGACGTGCCCTCGGAGGACCAGGTCCCGGGCCTGCCCGGCTTCACCGACCGGGAGAAGGAGATCCTCGTCATGGTCAGCGAAGGGCTCACCAACCGGGAGATCGGCAACCGGCTCTACCTCGCCGAGAAGACCGTCAAGAACATCATCTCGCGGCTGCTCACCAAGCTCGGCGTGGAGCGTCGCGTCCAGGCAGCGGTGATCGCCAGCCACACGCTGATCCCGCCGAGCCAGCACCCCGCGCGGGCCGCCGAATAG
- a CDS encoding pyridoxamine 5'-phosphate oxidase family protein, which yields MDQDGIGRVGGHTGDTTTGRRMRELDRAEALRLLGTVSLGRIVFTQSALPAVRPVNHLVEGEDVIVRIHDDGALASLVAPADVPGVVVAYEADAIDPVTHFGWSVVVTGYACLVTDADEVARFASLLRPWVGHPMTGALRIRSDLVTGFRLEAERTLPESACLG from the coding sequence ATGGACCAGGACGGCATAGGACGCGTCGGCGGTCACACGGGCGATACGACGACCGGCCGGCGCATGCGGGAGCTGGACAGGGCCGAGGCACTCAGGCTTCTGGGGACTGTGTCCCTGGGGCGCATCGTCTTCACGCAGTCCGCGCTGCCCGCCGTCCGCCCGGTCAACCACCTGGTCGAAGGCGAGGACGTCATCGTGCGGATCCACGACGATGGGGCGCTCGCCTCCCTCGTGGCTCCGGCCGATGTCCCCGGCGTGGTGGTCGCCTACGAGGCGGACGCCATCGATCCCGTCACCCACTTCGGCTGGAGCGTCGTGGTCACCGGTTACGCGTGCCTGGTGACCGATGCCGACGAGGTGGCCCGGTTCGCTTCATTGCTGCGTCCCTGGGTGGGACACCCCATGACCGGAGCCCTGCGGATCCGCTCCGACCTCGTTACCGGATTCCGGCTGGAGGCGGAGCGGACGCTGCCCGAGTCCGCTTGCCTGGGCTGA
- a CDS encoding universal stress protein yields the protein MSRTVIAGLDGSPASLAAAEWAAREAQRRRLPLKLLHAVEEWIPSYGYASQTAATPSPQHWGERIPREVAKELAERHPDLEITTEQVDGRPLTVLAAAAQGAELLVLGSRGLAAMAGFLVGSVSQAVLAHAERPVVVVRPGAWMDTAHLPIPVDNGPQEGAYRPVVLGLDLSRPCDNLLDYAFDAASSRRAPLRVIHSWNMPPTFSFDPALFAPEVRDGMAAGTATALGDALRPWHGKYPQVRVEEECSVGQAAGHLIEASADASLLVVGRRIRRSAIGTHLGPVAHAVLHHSTAPVAVVPHP from the coding sequence ATGTCACGTACGGTCATCGCGGGCCTCGACGGGTCCCCCGCATCGCTGGCAGCCGCCGAGTGGGCCGCCCGCGAGGCCCAGCGGCGCCGACTCCCGCTCAAACTGCTGCACGCGGTGGAGGAGTGGATCCCGTCGTACGGCTACGCGTCGCAGACCGCCGCCACACCGTCCCCTCAGCACTGGGGCGAGCGCATTCCGCGGGAGGTGGCAAAGGAGTTGGCCGAGCGGCACCCCGATCTGGAGATCACCACGGAGCAAGTGGACGGCCGGCCCCTGACCGTCCTGGCCGCTGCCGCACAGGGGGCCGAACTGCTGGTACTGGGCTCGCGCGGGCTGGCGGCGATGGCGGGCTTCCTCGTCGGATCCGTGTCCCAGGCCGTACTCGCCCACGCCGAGCGCCCCGTGGTGGTCGTACGGCCCGGCGCCTGGATGGACACCGCCCATCTGCCGATACCCGTCGACAACGGGCCACAGGAAGGCGCCTACCGGCCGGTCGTGCTCGGGCTGGACCTCTCCCGCCCGTGCGATAACCTCCTCGACTACGCCTTCGACGCAGCGTCCTCGCGGCGAGCCCCGCTGCGTGTGATCCACAGTTGGAACATGCCGCCCACCTTCTCCTTCGACCCGGCGCTGTTCGCCCCCGAGGTGCGGGACGGCATGGCGGCCGGCACGGCAACCGCGCTCGGCGACGCACTGCGGCCTTGGCACGGCAAGTACCCCCAGGTTCGCGTCGAAGAGGAATGCTCCGTGGGGCAGGCCGCCGGACATCTCATCGAGGCGTCGGCGGACGCCTCCCTGCTCGTCGTCGGCCGACGGATCCGCCGCTCGGCCATCGGCACCCACCTCGGCCCGGTCGCCCACGCCGTGCTCCACCACTCCACGGCCCCGGTCGCGGTCGTACCGCACCCCTGA
- a CDS encoding HPF/RaiA family ribosome-associated protein encodes MSHLKSRPRVDVLVNKRGPVPEGASEYVQTKMLAAIAHVGPPVLAVRAKLTQTANPSASRPAIAQAVVNVNGHPVRAHCAADTMFKAVDLLQERLAARLASARQHGGREHRPDHHQPPPPSIDEPHIVRQKAFGLGRQTPEDAVIDMESMDYNFWLFTDMTSGADCVVYRQGQTGGYRVASAGGDSQQYEAGPLLSVSSAAAPECGVDAAVDRMRIAGLAFVFFVDSATKRGCVLYQRHDGHYGLISPAP; translated from the coding sequence ATGAGCCATCTCAAGTCCCGTCCACGGGTTGACGTCCTGGTGAACAAGCGAGGGCCAGTGCCCGAAGGCGCGTCCGAGTACGTCCAAACGAAGATGCTGGCAGCGATCGCACACGTGGGGCCGCCGGTCCTTGCCGTCCGTGCCAAGCTCACGCAGACGGCCAACCCATCGGCGAGCCGCCCCGCCATCGCCCAGGCCGTGGTGAACGTGAACGGCCACCCGGTGCGCGCCCACTGTGCCGCGGACACGATGTTCAAGGCGGTCGATCTCCTGCAGGAGCGACTGGCCGCGCGCCTCGCCAGCGCCCGGCAGCACGGCGGACGAGAACATCGTCCCGACCACCACCAACCGCCTCCGCCGTCGATTGACGAACCCCACATCGTGCGCCAGAAGGCATTCGGCCTGGGACGACAGACTCCCGAAGACGCCGTCATCGACATGGAGTCCATGGACTACAACTTCTGGCTGTTCACCGACATGACATCGGGAGCCGATTGCGTCGTCTACCGCCAGGGGCAGACCGGCGGGTACCGCGTGGCCTCTGCCGGCGGGGACAGTCAGCAGTACGAAGCCGGTCCCCTGTTGAGCGTGAGTTCGGCCGCCGCCCCTGAATGCGGCGTCGACGCGGCCGTCGACCGCATGCGTATCGCGGGGCTCGCCTTCGTGTTCTTCGTCGACTCGGCCACGAAACGAGGATGCGTCCTCTACCAGAGGCACGACGGCCACTACGGCCTGATCTCCCCTGCACCGTAG
- a CDS encoding universal stress protein, whose amino-acid sequence MKRTLVVGVDGSPQSRAAADWAAREAVRRDLPLHVVHAWLWQPLAAPIVQDRDTEAGRADDLLKEVEGELTHRYPGLALTAQVLSDVPVPALLRAAEDAELLVLGTRGHGALVGFLLGSYGRQVIAAAECPVVSVRSAHGRPVAVPEEGEVVVGQQGGVQESAEVLRVAFEAAAARKVPLRAVRAWSLPPVYGYSPGSMWIADQFGGLEPYEKAALEQALEPWRLKYPEVEVVAHVEQGSGGHVLLTAASDAQLLVVGRRVRESAVGAHIGSVAHAVLHHAVCPVAVVPHA is encoded by the coding sequence GTGAAGCGCACGCTCGTTGTCGGAGTGGACGGATCCCCGCAGAGCCGGGCCGCGGCGGACTGGGCCGCACGGGAGGCCGTACGGCGTGACCTGCCCTTGCACGTGGTCCACGCCTGGCTGTGGCAGCCGCTCGCAGCACCGATCGTCCAGGACCGCGACACCGAAGCCGGCCGGGCCGATGACCTCCTGAAGGAAGTCGAGGGCGAGCTCACCCACCGGTACCCGGGACTGGCCCTCACCGCGCAAGTGCTCTCGGACGTGCCGGTGCCGGCCCTGCTGCGCGCCGCCGAGGACGCGGAGTTGCTGGTGCTCGGCACGCGCGGGCACGGAGCCCTGGTCGGGTTCCTGCTGGGTTCCTACGGTCGGCAGGTGATCGCCGCCGCCGAGTGCCCCGTCGTCTCCGTGCGCTCCGCGCACGGCAGGCCGGTGGCCGTGCCGGAGGAGGGGGAGGTCGTCGTCGGGCAGCAGGGCGGCGTGCAGGAGTCCGCCGAGGTACTGCGCGTCGCCTTCGAGGCCGCCGCGGCGAGGAAGGTACCGCTCCGTGCGGTCCGCGCCTGGAGCTTGCCCCCGGTCTACGGCTACAGCCCCGGGTCGATGTGGATCGCCGACCAGTTCGGTGGCCTGGAGCCGTACGAGAAGGCCGCGCTGGAGCAGGCACTGGAGCCGTGGCGGCTGAAGTACCCGGAGGTCGAAGTCGTCGCGCACGTGGAGCAGGGCAGTGGCGGCCACGTGCTGCTGACCGCGGCGTCGGACGCGCAGCTGCTCGTCGTCGGCCGCCGGGTCCGCGAATCGGCGGTGGGGGCGCACATCGGATCCGTGGCCCACGCCGTTCTGCACCACGCGGTCTGTCCTGTCGCCGTGGTCCCGCACGCCTGA
- a CDS encoding universal stress protein, with product MELSPRSSQRGGTMESNRGGPALGSVIVGVDGSGPARWAALWASDEAARRRRPLHIVFGSDIDGRVLDLSDEDLERVSTEGRDLLEGTAQAAQGRHPALSVTTELSRSGPAMSLRRAASSCGTLVVGHRGPGGFSSLTLGSVGLKVVAEARTPVVVVRGSEEAAGHDVVLAGVRDERDLDCVRHAARAAELRKASLRLLHVRSILQSVGSAVRELKGLNEGVGHHEQSSLAFVAEQIRDEFPSLTVQADSEESVSVAGVLVEASRHADLLVIGGRRKPGYVGRTLGRVTHSLVHHAHCPVELIPRHGDESRSEAS from the coding sequence GTGGAGCTGTCCCCAAGGAGCAGTCAGCGTGGAGGAACCATGGAAAGCAACCGTGGCGGTCCGGCACTCGGATCGGTCATCGTCGGCGTCGACGGGTCCGGGCCGGCCCGGTGGGCGGCGCTCTGGGCCTCGGACGAGGCCGCCCGCCGCAGGCGCCCTCTGCACATCGTGTTCGGGTCCGACATCGACGGCCGCGTCCTCGATCTCTCGGACGAGGACCTGGAACGGGTCAGTACCGAAGGTCGTGACCTGCTTGAAGGTACCGCGCAGGCTGCGCAGGGCCGCCATCCCGCGCTCTCCGTGACGACGGAGCTCAGCCGCAGCGGACCTGCCATGAGCCTGCGCCGGGCCGCAAGCAGCTGCGGCACCCTCGTCGTTGGTCATCGGGGTCCGGGCGGATTCAGCTCATTGACCCTGGGCTCGGTCGGGCTCAAGGTCGTGGCGGAGGCCCGCACGCCCGTGGTCGTCGTCCGGGGGAGCGAGGAGGCGGCCGGGCACGACGTCGTGCTGGCCGGCGTCCGCGACGAGCGCGACCTCGATTGCGTGCGTCATGCCGCGCGGGCGGCCGAACTACGCAAGGCCTCACTGCGACTGCTGCATGTCCGGAGCATCCTGCAGTCCGTCGGCTCGGCGGTGAGAGAACTCAAGGGCCTGAACGAGGGCGTCGGCCATCACGAGCAGTCGAGTCTGGCGTTCGTCGCGGAGCAGATCCGGGACGAATTCCCCTCTCTGACCGTACAGGCCGACTCCGAGGAGAGCGTGTCCGTGGCCGGGGTGCTGGTGGAGGCGTCCCGTCACGCGGATCTGCTGGTCATCGGCGGGCGCCGGAAGCCCGGATATGTCGGCCGAACCCTGGGGCGCGTGACGCACAGCCTCGTGCACCATGCGCACTGCCCCGTCGAACTCATCCCCCGCCACGGCGACGAAAGCAGGAGTGAGGCGTCATGA